A genomic region of Micropterus dolomieu isolate WLL.071019.BEF.003 ecotype Adirondacks linkage group LG11, ASM2129224v1, whole genome shotgun sequence contains the following coding sequences:
- the LOC123978482 gene encoding guanine nucleotide-binding protein G(q) subunit alpha isoform X1 yields MTLESMMACCLSEEAKESKRINAEIDKQLRRDKRDSRRELKLLLLGTGESGKSTFIKQMRIIHGAGYSDEDKRGFIRLVYQNIFTSMQSMIRATETLKIPYKFEQNRSNAMLVKEVDIEKINGFDHPYIVAIKSLWADPGIQEAYDRRREYQLSDSTKYYLSDLDRIADSNYLPTQQDVLRVRIPTTGIIEYPFDLQSIIFRMVDVGGQRSERRKWIHCFENVTSIMFLVALSEYDQVLVESDNENRMEESKALFRTIITYPWFQNSSVILFLNKKDLLEEKIAYSHLVDYFPEFDGPQRDAQAAREFILKMFVDLNPDSDKIIYSHFTCATDTENIRFVFAAVKDTILQLNLKEYNLV; encoded by the exons ATGACTTTGGAGTCCATGATGGCTTGTTGCCTGAGCGAAGAGGCGAAGGAGTCGAAACGAATCAATGCAGAAATTGACAAACAACTCCGCCGAGACAAGCGAGACTCCAGGAGGGAGCTCAAATTACTACTTCTCG GTACAGGAGAAAGTGGCAAGAGCACCTTCATCAAGCAGATGAGGATCATTCATGGAGCCGGGTACTCAGACGAGGATAAGAGGGGCTTCATCCGGCTTGTTTACCAAAACATCTTCACCTCCATGCAGTCCATGATCCGCGCCACTGAGACCCTTAAGATCCCCTACAAATTTGAACAGAATCGG TCTAACGCCATGCTTGTGAAGGAGGTGGACATCGAGAAGATCAATGGGTTTGACCATCCCTACATTGTGGCTATAAAAAGCCTGTGGGCTGACCCAGGGATCCAAGAGGCCTATGACCGCCGCAGAGAGTACCAGCTCTCTGACTCCACTAAATA TTATCTTTCCGATCTGGATCGTATTGCAGATTCCAACTATCTTCCCACTCAGCAGGATGTGCTCAGGGTGCGCATCCCCACTACAGGAATCATAGAGTACCCATTCGACTTGCAAAGCATCATTTTCAG GATGGTGGATGTAGGGGGTCAGCggtcagagaggaggaagtggaTTCACTGCTTTGAGAATGTCACCTCCATTATGTTTCTGGTGGCACTGAGTGAGTACGACCAGGTTCTCGTGGAGTCAGACAACGAG AACCGTATGGAGGAGAGTAAAGCTCTGTTCAGGACTATCATTACGTACCCCTGGTTTCAAAACTCCTCTGTTATCCTCTTCCTCAACAAGAAGGACCTACTAGAGGAGAAGATTGCCTACTCACACTTGGTGGACTATTTCCCTGAGTTTGATG GTCCCCAGAGAGATGCACAGGCAGCGCGGGAGTTCATCCTCAAGATGTTTGTGGACTTAAACCCAGACAGCGACAAGATCATCTACTCTCACTTCACTTGTGCCACGGACACTGAGAACATCCGCTTTGTGTTTGCAGCTGTCAAAGACACCATCCTACAGCTCAATCTCAAAGAGTACAATCTGGTGTGA
- the LOC123978482 gene encoding guanine nucleotide-binding protein subunit alpha-11 isoform X2: MTLESMMACCLSEEAKESKRINAEIDKQLRRDKRDSRRELKLLLLGTGESGKSTFIKQMRIIHGAGYSDEDKRGFIRLVYQNIFTSMQSMIRATETLKIPYKFEQNRSNAMLVKEVDIEKINGFDHPYIVAIKSLWADPGIQEAYDRRREYQLSDSTKYYLSDIDRVTAEGYVPTQQDVLRVRVPTTGIIEYPFDLENVIFRMVDVGGQRSERRKWIHCFENVTSIMFLVALSEYDQVLVESDNENRMEESKALFRTIITYPWFQNSSVILFLNKKDLLEEKIAYSHLVDYFPEFDGPQRDAQAAREFILKMFVDLNPDSDKIIYSHFTCATDTENIRFVFAAVKDTILQLNLKEYNLV; encoded by the exons ATGACTTTGGAGTCCATGATGGCTTGTTGCCTGAGCGAAGAGGCGAAGGAGTCGAAACGAATCAATGCAGAAATTGACAAACAACTCCGCCGAGACAAGCGAGACTCCAGGAGGGAGCTCAAATTACTACTTCTCG GTACAGGAGAAAGTGGCAAGAGCACCTTCATCAAGCAGATGAGGATCATTCATGGAGCCGGGTACTCAGACGAGGATAAGAGGGGCTTCATCCGGCTTGTTTACCAAAACATCTTCACCTCCATGCAGTCCATGATCCGCGCCACTGAGACCCTTAAGATCCCCTACAAATTTGAACAGAATCGG TCTAACGCCATGCTTGTGAAGGAGGTGGACATCGAGAAGATCAATGGGTTTGACCATCCCTACATTGTGGCTATAAAAAGCCTGTGGGCTGACCCAGGGATCCAAGAGGCCTATGACCGCCGCAGAGAGTACCAGCTCTCTGACTCCACTAAATA TTACCTTAGCGATATAGACCGAGTGACTGCAGAGGGATACGTTCCCACCCAGCAGGATGTGCTGAGGGTCCGTGTTCCCACCACGGGTATAATAGAGTACCCATTTGATCTGGAGAACGTGATCTTCAG GATGGTGGATGTAGGGGGTCAGCggtcagagaggaggaagtggaTTCACTGCTTTGAGAATGTCACCTCCATTATGTTTCTGGTGGCACTGAGTGAGTACGACCAGGTTCTCGTGGAGTCAGACAACGAG AACCGTATGGAGGAGAGTAAAGCTCTGTTCAGGACTATCATTACGTACCCCTGGTTTCAAAACTCCTCTGTTATCCTCTTCCTCAACAAGAAGGACCTACTAGAGGAGAAGATTGCCTACTCACACTTGGTGGACTATTTCCCTGAGTTTGATG GTCCCCAGAGAGATGCACAGGCAGCGCGGGAGTTCATCCTCAAGATGTTTGTGGACTTAAACCCAGACAGCGACAAGATCATCTACTCTCACTTCACTTGTGCCACGGACACTGAGAACATCCGCTTTGTGTTTGCAGCTGTCAAAGACACCATCCTACAGCTCAATCTCAAAGAGTACAATCTGGTGTGA